DNA sequence from the Hemibagrus wyckioides isolate EC202008001 linkage group LG20, SWU_Hwy_1.0, whole genome shotgun sequence genome:
taaatattccacCAACCCACAGAACACACATTTTGCATTACTCAAAATATTTGAATTTGTTTTGAAAGATGATGAATTTTTAATTTGTCCAGCTTACtagcttgttttttgttttcagttgTTCTTTATCCACTAATGTAGCTCTTAAATTAAATTCTCCTCTTGTGTTTTGTGATTAATGACTactatatattttgtttatcttGAGTGAATGTATCGTCTTATCACAGACAGAAAAATCCTTATACAGAAGTATGCTGCTTGGTAGACAATGGCAagctatgtagctctgtataaGGGTGTGCTACTGTTAGCATTTTAGCATTTAGCTTTTGCACAGTCAGTCATAGACACACTTGGTTTTTAAGTAATATCTTCTTATGATATATTgaagaaatgtaataaattaatatcCAGAAGCCCACGTCAATAGCAATTGTTCAGCTTTGCGATTTACAGCCTGAGAGAGAAAAGCTCTCATCTCTCTATATAAAAACAGACCAACAGTTTATATGCTGGGTTAAGGAGACATAATACACTTATTGCTGAAGCCATGGCTTAAACCTTTactatgttttaatattttttgtcaaTTTTCCCGgttatttgtacattttggaaatgtaaaaaaaaaatgactattgCTCCCTTAAAAAGTCTAAACATGTTCTAAACAAAATGTAGCAAATGTAAGGAtataaatgtcttaaatatcCTGAGATTTTTGGGAATTAAATTCTTTGCTATTTAAGATAACTTTAGAGCTCTTTTTTGACACAAATGTATTGAACCTCATTTTCAGTAAAAAGgtatataaataaagattaaaaaagaaattaaatttacTAAAAATAGTATGTGACATGGATGCAGAAGATGTGGATGATGCCGTCTACATCCATTACCGCTTTGATGGCAGCCTATTCAACCTCAGAGGTCTCATGTCTAGCACAAAAGTCCATGAACAGCTGATAAGGGAGCTCCTCTTCACAAATAATGCTGCACTAGTTGCGCACACAGAAAGGGCCCTATAGCACCTTTCATCATATAGCATCATCTGACATGGCTGGATGGTTTGGGTTACAGGTAAGCTTAAAGAAGACCGAAGTTTTGCACCAACCATAACCAAGGGACCTTTCCCACCCTCCAGGCATACTTATTGGAGATACAGTGCTGAAGACAGTCCACCAGTTCATCTACATATCTTCAGATGCTAACATTTACAAAGAGCGTGACAGCTGCCTGGCCAAAGCAAACTGTGCTTTTGATCGACTGTAAAAAAGGGTGTGGAACAACAGACACCTATCTAGAGCCGGGCTGTAGTTCAAACCACACTTCTATATGGCTCAGAGACCTGGGTCATCTACTGCAAACACCTCCATCTCCATGAGCATTTTCATCAACGCTGCCTCTGCTCCATCCTCAACATGCACTGGAGAGACTTATGCTGATGTCCTGCAACGGGCTGAGCACACCAGCATCGAGGCTCTGCTTCTACAATCCCAACTACGCTGGGCTGGCCTTATTGGCAGGATGGAAGATCTCTTCGGAGAACTGTCATCTGGCTGACAGGAAAGAGGTGTACCAATAAAACGGTACAAAGACTGTCTAAGGACAGCCCTCAACACATGCAACATAAACCCAAATGAATGGACAAACTTGTGGTGGCAGAAACCCAGGCTGGTGCAATAAACCCAGGTGGCATAAACCCAGGCTGTTTCCTCCTTTGAATCCTCCAATATAGCAACACTGACAGATAAGCACTGCAGGAGGAATAAATGGGAACCTGCCACCACCTCAATTCCATCCCAGACCTTCACATATAGTAGTTGTGGCCGGAACTGGCTCTCATAGCTCATGGCTTTTCCAGTCATGTACGCACATGCAGCAGACGTGGGCTGATGTTCAAAGATCTTCGTTCATGAAGCCAAGCCATGAATCTCGTGAAATTATTGAAAACTGAATAAAcccttatttacattttattaaaatgttaggATAATTTTTTCGGGTGGAATTAAAAGTATTTGATCTCTCTTCATTAAGATATGGTTATAAATTCTTAGAGGTCTATGCCTGTGTATACAGTAGTCTGTGCAGTTGCACTTTCCTAGCTGAAAGCATGTTTAGTGTATTGCATTGTGCTTGTGTGAGTGGCAACAGAACTAATTTAATATGTTGCTtatgttttaataaacattttcaatAATGATAAATTGCTACCCATGTTCCACTGAAATACATTTAGTGGCTATATAAATAAGTGGTGTAGATaagtaaaaagttttttttgtgtgtagatGGTAATGATTGCACCAAGGCTTCAGCTCAGTCCTGTGGTGAATGTATTCAGGCTGGTGAAAAATGTGGCTGGTGCACCTATGAAGTAAGTATAACATTAAAGCGAGTTGTTTTAGCaattgtctgtctatctttctattTTCAATGCATTGATCCACCATAAAATGAAAATCCCTTGTGCTTGCAGGCCTTTCTGAAGCAAGGAGAATCCAAATCAACACGCTGTGATGAAATTGACGCTTTGATTAAGAAGGGCTGCCCTAACATCACTGTGGAAAATCCTCGAGGTGCAGTGCAGCTCAATCAGAACAAACCTGTCACAAATCGTACAAAAGATGTGGCAGAGAAACTGAAACCGGACCAGATTACTCAGATTCAACCTCAGAATCTCACAGTCAACCTAAGAGCAGGTACATTATGATTTAATATAttggtgtatgaagtgaatTCTGATTTGCTGTGTGTGCCAGGACCTTCTTTCTGTGAGGCAACTGTGCTAACCACTGTGCTGCCTCGAGCTTGGACCAGATCGACCCAATTTGCAAATTTTGGCATCAGTGTAAACCTGCCTTATGAAACTACCTGTGTTCAGGTCTATCAACTTGATGTTTTGtactttttctctgtctgttacCATAACCACTTCTGCagcaaaatattttgtattcaaGAATCAATTTAATGTATGAACAACTTTAAAACtctaggctttttttttttatcttgagTGACTGTATCGTCTTATCACAGACATAAAAATCCTCATACAGaagtacagtaatcccccgtttatcGCGGGAGTTAAGTTCTAAAACCACCCTCGATAAACGAAAATCTGCGATACACAGACGCCaaccccaaatgctttttttttttattgttttaagcTGTAAATGatcctcccacactctttaaacacgcacagtgcaagcatatagcgagatgaattttaggtaaatttgtagaaatatcacatttatagtgagtactgtatgtatgtatgttgccagaagccttagaaggtgcagaatGTTTGGGCaacataatagggcttgcagaaatacgtaaaaaaaaaaaaaaacatacacagcacaaaaccaaacactctGGACAGTGACACGTgaaaaactgggatgctggagaattctgcttccctttccccaatcGCACGCATATCCAGCAGctaatcacaaccgtgattaaatgaatggggcattccgattggccagactcgttcctccagccctactgtattttgattttcattgTCCTCGcaccgcgctttcctaaacaacactatgctgtacagtatttgatattaacgttttattttattttaattaatgtttattttaacattaacatttaacattaaatgaataatatttttattaataaattaccttgtttcaacagaaaaacaattcactataaggtttgcagataccgcgatataccaggaaaatccgcaaaaaaatttttcaaataaaaatccgcgatataccgggaccgcAATAAGTGAATATAGCAAGCGATATAGCAGGGGATTACTGTGCGCTACTTGTTAGAATGGTGAGCTATGGAGTATGTATATATGCTATTGTTAGCATTTTAGCATTTAGCTTTTGCAGTGTCAGTCATGGAAGCATTTAAAAACCAACTAATATCTcctaatgattaatgattattcaatttttatttatcctGTGTGACAAAATATTGGTCTGGTATATTGAAgaaatttaataaattttaatGACCTAAACTTTACTATTTCTCATATTGTTCTGCCAATTTTCCAGGTGATTAGAACATTTTGGACTTTTTAAAGGTCCAAAATGTACAAACAAAATGTAGCAAATATAAGGATAGAAATGTCTTGAGATTATTGGGATTTAAATTAGCCAAGAAGctgttattgtcatttcaaccatgtaTTGTTGGTGCAATACATGTGAAATCACCTTCCTCCATGAGCAGGGTGCTACCTAGAATGCACTGCTGCATAAAACAACCAGAACTAAGTACGTTAACACAGTTCTATTTAAAGTGCATGTATGCAAACATGCACTTTGAATAGAATGTTTTTTCAGCATTCATTTGCCATGAAAAAGTCGAGACAGAAATATTTCTGTCTACTAATCTtgtgggattttcacacaacagTCTATATACAAGAAAAAACACTGAGTAAGTGACAGTTCCGTGGCCTTGTTGAAGAGAGACAAGAAGAAAATGGCCACACTGGTTTGGGATGCCAGGAAggataataaaacaaaaaattataatcacttatcctcaaccctcatcctgaacaccggtgtcccacaaggctatgtgctgagcccactgctctactccctgttcatgATATGACTGTGTTCCGCAACATAACTCCGAAGTCTTCATCAAGTATGCAGATGATGCCACCAGTTGTTGACCAAATCAGCAACAATGATGAATcggcctacagggaggagatccatagactgtcagcatggtgttccatgaacaacctcacccttaatgccacaaagaccaaagagctcatcgTGGACTTCATAGAGCTCATCatggaaatctaacagcagcagacacttccctatttacatcaacgggtctgaagtagagtgtgtctccagctttaagttcctgggtgtccacatctctgaggatctgtcctggcatctgaacacctcaactctggttcgTAAGGTGCAACAGCGTCTTTACTTCTGAGatgaaagttcacctatcccccaagatcctgaccaacatTTACCGCTGCATCactgagagcatcttgacgagctccatcacagtgtgtcatggcagctccacagtgtgtaaaaagaaatcactgcaaagggttgtgaaaaccgcccaacgcatcatTGGCActcaactacctgccattgagtctcttcaccacagtagatgtctgcgtagagcacacaaaataatcgaggactcctcccacccgagtcataaactgttcaacctccttacatccaggaggagatacaggtccatcctcaccagaaccagcaggtttagggccagttttttttccttcaaccataaatctactgaactctacaatGCACCGCTAGGACCCTCATGTCTTACTACACTTAtcactttacagttctgctccaccctgtacattctgttaatataatatttttcacggTTGTACATTATGATATATTTTctcactgtataatataatttacatattgtccatttcatagattacacctagttttttgtctatctatttatatacatttatatatactacatttatacatactatatactatctgtatattcactgtatattatctgttactgttgtacatacattgtacataatgcacacatttttagcacaattataattacacctgtcactttttctgctgtaaatactaccTGCACATACTTTTCTGTGCACACTCTAACATAGCCTTATTTgtcgatgtacatatttatctgcacttgttcatttgtacaatttctactatttgcacttctggtagatgccaaacagcattttgttgctatgtacctgtactttgcaatgacaataaatatcTATCTGATTTTATGCTTTGTGCTGctaccacatgattggctgattaaatagctgcatgtatgtgtaggtgtgcatTACCATTGAAATAGAGGCTGCTACCTATGTGAATTTGTGTAAGGTTGCTTTGTTATTGACAtggtattatttttgttataggTGAGCCTCAAAAATTTTCCCTGAAGTTTAAAAGGGCAGAGGATTATCCCATTGACTTGTACTACCTGATGGACTTGAGTTACTCCATGAAAGATGATTTGGAGAATGTGAAGAATTTGGGAACGGACCTGATGCGCGAGATGCAGTCAGTCACATCTGACTTCAGGATTGGTAGGGGTGTTGCAAACTccaaattctttttttaattgtgtatgATATAATATTTGGGATTAACCAGCTATACGTGTTTATTGGCATTCTGCTTATTTTAATCATCATATCTATTGAACAAATatattcgttttttttttcaggttttgGTTCATTTGTGGAAAAGACTGTGATGCCATATATCAGTACAACACCTGCTAAGCTGCTGAATCCATGCACTTCTGATCAGAACTGCACAAGCCCCTTCAGCTATAAAAATGTACTGAATCTGACTGAGGATGGCCGTCGGTTTAACAACCTGGTCAGCCGGCAACAGATTTCTGGAAACCTTGACTCACCTGAGGGAGGCTTTGATGCTATCATGCAAGTTGCAGTTTGTGGGGTGAGTTTGTTAGGAAGGTTACTTAGTTTAAAGTACTCTTTACAACTCCTCTTCTTTTTTATGCTGTTTCAAAGTTTGAAAGCTAACGCATGCTtctttacttttgttttttaattttaggAACAGATTGGTTGGAGAAATGTTACTCGACTACTAGTCTTTTCCACTGATGCTGGTTTTCATTTTGCTGGAGACGGTAAACTGGGTGGCATTGTGCTTCCCAATGATGGAAAATGCCACCTGaaagataatatatatacaatGAGCCATTACTATGTAAGTATGCTGTATTCCACATCCTAGCAGTCTACAAATGCGCACACATGCACTGTAATACTGAAGACCATTTCTGTTATAGGATTACCCTTCAATTGCACACCTTGTACAGAAACTGAGTGACAACAATATTCAGACAATCTTTGCTGTAACTGAGGAATTCCAACCTGTCTATAAggtaataatttttaataacacGTAATAATTTGCAAGTATGTGAAATGCGTAGAAAGAAAACAGCAAACAGATTTTGAGAggattaattacatttttaggAGCTTAAAAACCTCATCCCAAAGTCTGCTGTGGGAACATTGTCTGCGAACTCCAGTAATGTGATCAGACTTATCATTGATGCCTACAATGTGAGTAAAACAATCTTGTATGTCTTGTTTATGCATGAATTGTACTATTCCTTGCATTGTTTATATTCTATTGGTATTGCTGTACAAATGTACATTATATAGCTAAAAGTGTGTGGACCCATTTGTGATCCTTTCTGTTGCTACAATATTGTAAGCCCACAATTGAATAGTATGTAAAATTTTTGCTGTAGCGTATTACATTTTtcttcactggaaataaggggtCTAGCCTTTTACTTTACATAggaaagaaaatagaaagagaAGTATATAGCATAAAGTATGTAAATCTGCATCAAAATTGAATAatcttaattaaaataaattaaaaaaaaaaaaaggacattcatCTAGTAAAAGCTAAAGAGCTACGTTTTGAGCAGTGGTGtgctgtcagggccagcaaggacttctctgctggcctaaacagcagtgatctgaatcgcTGACTTGCAATTTAATATATTGTTccataaatgtgtattaaattattccctaTAGCCTGTTCTcgacatttcatagcttttctcttggttgcactgcttccagtagtgtatatttatgatgagagtatttatccaatcatatttcagccagtggctgacatcatatatagccagggtgaaagaaatctgtcttaaggccttcagaatcaatagtgcaggcgcccgtagcttaaaataagtggcaatgaaatcgttacattaaccaatcagatttcgagttggcatcactggggccatctagcaggcatacgattgtcagcaatttcccatcatttgattggataattagagtagtcagaggcagtgaaccacacaaactaaataaaatatatatgtatgtatatagtgtgtgtgagtgtgtgtgtgtgtatgtgtgtgtatatgtatgtatgtatgtatgtatgtatatatatatatatatctcaaaaTTGAATAatcttaattaaaataaataaaaaaaaggacattcatCTAGTAAAAGATATATagctatatatatctatctatatatatatatatatatatatatatatatagctatatatatctatatatatatatatatatatatatatatatatatatatataatataaaaataatacactatattgccaaaagtattcgctcacccatccaaataatcagaatcaggtgttccaatcacttccatggccacaggtgtataaaatcaagcacctaggcatgcagactgtttttacaaacatttgtgaaagaatgggtcgctctcaggagctcagtgaattccagcgtggaactgtgataggatgccacctgtgcaacaaatccagtcgtgaaatttcctcgctcctaaatattccacagtcaactgtcagctgtattataagaacgtggaagtgtttgggaacgacagcaactcagccacgaagtggtaggccacgtaaactgatggagcgtggtcagcggatgctgaggcgcatagtgcgaagaggtcgccaactttctgcagagtcaatcgctacagacctccaaacttcatgtggccttcagattagctcaagaacagtgcgcagagagcttcatggaatgggtttccatggccgagcagctgcatccaagccatacatcaccaagtgcaatgcaaagcgtcgggtgcagtggtgtaaagcacgccgccactggactctagagcagtggagacgcgttctctggagtgacgaatcgggcttctccatctggcaatctgatggatgagtctgggtttggcggttgccaggagaacggtacttgtctgactgcattgtgccaagtgtaaagtttggtggaggggggattatggtgtggggttgtttttcaggagctgggcttggccccttagttccagtgaaaggaactctgaatgcttcagcataccaagacattttggacaattccatgctcccaactttgtgggaacagtttggagctggccccttcctcttccaacatgactgtgcaccagtgaccaaagcaaggtccatgaaggcatggatgacagagtctggtgtggatgaacttgactggcctgcacagagtcctgacctcaacccgatagaatacctttgggatgaattagagcggagactgagagccaggccttctcgtccaacatcagtgtgtgacctcacaaatgcgcttctggaagaatggtcaaaaattcccataaacacactcctaaaccttgtggacagccttcccagaagaagctgaagctgttatagctgcaaagggtggaccgacgtcatattgaaccctatggattaggaatgggatgtcacttacgttcatatgcgagtcaaggcaggtgagcgaatacttttggcaatatagtgtgtgtctgtgtgtgtaatatatatatatatatatatatatatatatatatatatatatatatatacatatatatatatatatatatatatatatatatatattatataatttatttatatatatatatatatatatatatatatatatatatatatatatctatatatatatatatataaaaatataaaaaagctcacaatggctgactgaggagaagaaatcgatttggtcacagacatccttacaaatgcattttcaatgCGGGCTGTAATAAAagtgactattccttgtgaggtgtactgtagcctaatttcatttttactttgctatttaacagttgattagtatctactGCCATGGCGtcatgatggtatagaggtggattaattcattCACCATTTATATAAACTCAGCTAAAAGACAAAGCTACAGTAGATCCTTAAATGATATGGTTTGCCAAGAACTTTGTGTGGCCTACACAagtccctgacctcaacaccacaGAATACTTTTGGGGTCAACTGGACTGCCACCTGCATGCAAGTCTTCCTTGCCCAACTTCAGGAACTTCAGTCACTTGTGTAACATCAATCACTTAAGCTCTTTTATCTAAATTGCCAGATCCCCACAGCCTCACTCTAAAATGTAGTAGAAAGCCTTTAAGgcagagtggaggttattataacagcaaagggggacAATAAATCTAGGTTTGGATATTCAATACATtctgtgtgattggtcaggtgacCAAACTTTAGTTTGTCTTATAGTGCAACTATTGGTATAATATACCAAAGTAaggattttaatgtttttaacatGCAAATTGGGCAAAGTGAGATTCTTTTGATGGAATCTTGGTCTGTTTTCTTGTTGAAGTATTTGCATTGTTTGAATCTCATGAACCTCCTTTCAATCATTTCCAAATATCTGGCTAGTCTCTTTCATCTGAGGTGATCCTGGAGAACAGCAAGCTGCCTGAGGGAGTGTCCATCTCATACGTGTCCCACTGCAAGAATGGAGTGAGTGAAACAGGAGACAATGGAAGAAAGTGCTCAAACATCTCTATCGGTGATGAGGTAAGAACAATTGGAATGTGAAGAAGTGAATTCACACTCATTGTGAGGAGATAATGCATGTTAAAACTGCGAATACAGTCTGATAAGATCTTTTGTTTTGGTAGTTATATCATAGTTTTTGGTGCAAGGAGTTGAATAGGATGTGCACTAATGTTCGTTCTCTTTACACAGGTAACCTTTGACATAGCCATAACAACTAAGGGCTGCCCATCACAGGGTAAACAAGAGGTAATAACGATCAAGCCTCTAGGCTTCAGTGAGGAGGTAGTGATTGCTCTAAACTTCATCTGTGAGTGTAATTGTTCCAAACAAGGTATCCCCAATAGTGAAGTGTGTCACTTTGGCAATGGAACCCTCGAGTGTGGGGCATGCAGGTAGGCGAGCaatctcaaataatatatatacactatgtcattaatttttttttaacttaaatattCAGTATTTAATGTCATGGTTAAATTTTTTTCGAatatgcttttttgttttttgttttttgtttactaccaagcaaaaaaaatctatttttctaTTGGTATAAATGCCTCCAGGTATCTTACAGGAAATGAGTATTGTTAATGACTTAAATCACTTAAATCTGTTTGGGCATCTATCCAATCTGgatgaacactgaaaaaagtTCATGATAAACACTAGTCATTTTCTTTATGTAGTCTCTGTCTGCCTTCTATACAGAGCAAACATTTTGGCTCACAGGCCACACTGGGTTATAAAATTTGACAGACAGGCAGGGCCAGTAGCAAATGGGATGATGAACTAATATAAATTACATGTGAAAGCTATTACCTAAAAAGTAAAGACAACTTTTTATCTAATGTCACTTTGAAGATCTATCATTTTAAAAACTTCTGCAGTGCTGTTTCAGACTCCTGTGACAGGGGACATGACACCAGCGGTGTCTTAATTTTTTCAAAATCAGAGAGTTGATGGTAGAATTCTCTGTCCAGGTATTCCAGTGGTTTGC
Encoded proteins:
- the LOC131371138 gene encoding integrin beta-1-like; its protein translation is MKVNVVLIAVLLGFFSVFSAQLDGNDCTKASAQSCGECIQAGEKCGWCTYEAFLKQGESKSTRCDEIDALIKKGCPNITVENPRGAVQLNQNKPVTNRTKDVAEKLKPDQITQIQPQNLTVNLRAGEPQKFSLKFKRAEDYPIDLYYLMDLSYSMKDDLENVKNLGTDLMREMQSVTSDFRIGFGSFVEKTVMPYISTTPAKLLNPCTSDQNCTSPFSYKNVLNLTEDGRRFNNLVSRQQISGNLDSPEGGFDAIMQVAVCGEQIGWRNVTRLLVFSTDAGFHFAGDGKLGGIVLPNDGKCHLKDNIYTMSHYYDYPSIAHLVQKLSDNNIQTIFAVTEEFQPVYKELKNLIPKSAVGTLSANSSNVIRLIIDAYNSLSSEVILENSKLPEGVSISYVSHCKNGVSETGDNGRKCSNISIGDEVTFDIAITTKGCPSQGKQEVITIKPLGFSEEVVIALNFICECNCSKQGIPNSEVCHFGNGTLECGACRCNEGRIGRVCECSKDDVRAEDLDANCRMDNGTDICSNNGDCICGTCECKKRDNPEERYEGKYCECDNFNCDRSNNKLCGGHGQCVCRVCVCDANYTGSACDCPLDKQPCVASNGQICNGRGNCACGVCKCTDPKFQGPTCEICPTCPGVCTEHKPCVQCRAFNTGEMKDKCEEKCNYFKLNKVKEKEQLPQPNSQPYLTHCKERDADDCWFFFTYATKNDSAEVYVVEKRECPTGPDIIPIVAGLVAGIVLIGLALLFIWKLLMIIHDRREFAKFEKEKMNAKWDAGENPIYKSAVTTVVNPKYEGK